In the Nocardioides marmotae genome, ACCGTCTTCCACACCGCGCGCGGTGACGTCCGGGCCGTCGACGGCGTCTCGTTCACCCTCGACGCCGGCGAGACCCTCGGCCTGGTCGGGGAGTCGGGCTCGGGCAAGTCGGTCCTCGGGCGCACCGTGATGGGCCTGGTCAGCAACGGCCCGACGACCACGGTGACCGGCACCGTCCGCATCGGTGGCCGCGACGTGCACGCACTCAGGCCCGCCCAGCGGCGGCGGCTGTGGGGCCCTGAGATCGCCATGGTCTTCCAGGACCCGATGACCTCCCTCAACCCGGTCAAGCGGATCGGGACCCACCTCACCGAGACGCTGCGGCTGCACCGGCGGTGCTCACGCGCGGAGGCGACCGGGCGGGCCGTCGACCTCCTGCGCCAGGTGGGGATCCCCGAGCCCGCCCGGCGGCTGCGCCAGTACCCCCACGAGCTGTCCGGCGGGATGCGCCAACGCGTGGTCATCGCGATGGCGCTCGCGTGCGACCCCCGCCTGCTCGTCGCCGACGAGCCCACGACCGCGCTCGACGTGACGGTGCAGAAGCAGATCCTCGACCTCCTCGCTGCGCTCGTCGCCGATCGCGGCATGGCGATGGTGCTGGTCAGCCACGACCTCGGCGCGGTCGCCGGCCGCACCGAGCGGGTCCAGGTCATGTACGCCGGGCGCACGGTCGAGTCCGGTGCGACCGGCTCTGTCTTCACCGAACCACGGCACCCGTACAGCGACGCCCTGCTCGGCTCCATCCCGCAGATGAAGGACCCGCCACACACGCGGCTGCGGACCATCGAGGGCCACCCGCCGGACATGACTCGGCCGCCTCCCGGTTGCCGGTTCGGTCCGCGGTGCCCCCGGGCCGATGACCGCTGCCGGGAGGTGCTGCCGGGGCTCGCGGCGCTGCCTGGCGCCGCCGGCGTGCCTGACCCCCCACGACAGGTCGCCTGTCACCACCCGATCGAGCTGGAAGGGCTGATGTCCCGTGGCCGGTAGCGGCACCGCCCACCTGCGGCCCGCCGAGGAGCGGGTCCTGGCCGTCGACGACCTCGTCGTCGAGTTCCCTGTCGCCGGCGGCACCGTCCACGCGGTGTCGGGCCTCCATCTGGACCTGCTGCCGGGGGAGACGCTCGGCATCCTCGGCGAGTCCGGTTGCGGCAAGTCGAGCGCCGGTCGCGCGCTCATGCAGCTGCCGCCGCCCACCTCGGGGTCGGTGCGCCTCGGCGACGTCGAGCTCACCGGCTTGAGGTCCCGCGCGATGCGCCGCGCCCGCGCGCGCATGCAGCTGGTCCTCCAGGACCCCGTGTCCGCGTTGAACCCGCGGCGCCGGGTCAAGGATCTGGTCGCGGAGGGCCTCCAGATCTGGGGCTGGGGCGAGCGCGACCGAGCGACGTTCGTCGATGAGCTGCTCTCCTCGGTCGGTCTCGACCCGGACTCGGTGCGCGACCGCCGCCCCCACGAGCTGTCGGGCGGTCAATGCCAGCGCGTGTGCATCGCGCGCTCGATCGCGATGGATCCCGACGTGCTGATCTGCGACGAGCCGGTCTCGAGCCTGGACGTGTCGGTCCAGGCGCAGATCCTCAACCTGCTCGAGCAGGCGCGGGACCGGCTCGGCCTGAGCATGGTCTTCATCGCCCACGACGTCGCCGTCGTGAAGAACATCAGCGACCGCGTGCTCGTGATGTACCTCGGCAAGACCTGCGAGGTGCTGCCGTCGGAGACGCTCGAGGACGCGCGGCACCCGTACACGCGGCTGCTCCTCGCTTCGCTGCCGACTGCCTCCGATGCGGAGCTGACGGCAGCGGAGGTGCCGGTGCTCACGCGCGCGTTCGAGCTGCCCTCACCGATCGACCCGCCGTCGGGCTGCCGGTTCCGCACCCGTTGCCCGCTCGTGACCGAGCGGTGCGCCGCCGAGGAGCCGCAGCTGCGGGAGATCAGCGCGGGCCACGCCGTGGCCTGCCATCACGTGGAGGACTGAGGGTGTACGACGACGCCATCGCCGCCGCCGAGGCGGTCCGAGCCGGCGAGGTGTCCCCTCGCGAGCTCGTCGAGGACGCCATCGCCCGCATCGAGAAGGCCGACGGCGTCCTCAACGCCGTGGTCGCGGAGCGCTTCGAGGCCGCGCTCGCCGAGGTGGACGCAGGTCTCCCGGACGGGCCGCTCACGGGCGTGCCCACGCTGGTGAAGGACCTCGGCATGCAGGTGGCCGGGCTGCCGCTGGCCCGGGGCAGTCGGCTCTGGGCCGGCGACGTGCAGACCGTCGACAGCGAGCTGGTGCGTCGTTACCGGGCGGCGGGCATGGTCGTGCTGGGGACGACGAACAGTCCGGAGCTCGGCAAGAACGCCAGCACCGAGCCCGTCCTGCACGGCCCGGCCCGGAACCCGTGGTCGCCGGCCCACTCGCCGGGCGGCTCGTCCGGCGGTGCCGCCGCCGCGGTCTCCGCCGGTCTGGTGCCCGTGGCCCACGGCAACGACGGCGGCGGCTCGATCAGGATCCCCGCCTCGGCCTGCGGCCTCTTCGGGCTCAAGCCCAGCCGTGGCCGGGTGACGACCTACCCGGTCCCGACGACGCTGGCCGCGCCGCTGCCGGCGAATCACGTGCTGACGCGGTCGGTGCGCGACAGCGCGCTGTTGCTGGACCTCTCGTCCGCGCCGCTGCCTGGTGATGCGCTCGCGGCGCCGACGCCGTCCGCACCCTTCGCCGAGCAGGCCGCCGGGGCGCCCGGGCGGCTCCGGATCGGACTGGCCACCCGTCGCGCAGACGGCGGCGAGGTGTCCCTCGAGGTGGTCGCCGCAGCGCGCCGTACCGCCGCTCTCTGCGAGGAGCTCGGCCACGTGGTCGAGGAGACCGAGCTCGCCTACGACAGCGACCTCCTGACCGGCGGCTTCGGCGTGTTGATGGGCGCCTCCCTCCTCGCCGACGTCACCCACCGGCTCGCGGAGCTCGGCCGGCCGCTGCAGGACGACGACCTCGAGCCGTTCACCCGCATGCTCTACGACCACTACGCCGCGTCGATGACACCCGTCCAGGTGTACGACGCCCAGGCGGCCGTGCAGCAGGTCGGCTGGCAGCTCGGTGCGATGTTCGGCCGTGTCGACCTGCTGCTGACTCCCACGTTGCCACTGCCCGTCCCGGAGCTCGGGTTCCTCGACACGACCGACCCATCGGTGATGTGGCAGCGCGGCGGGGACTACTCGTCCTTCACCGCCGTCGCGAACGCGACCGGCATGCCGGCCATGTCCGTGCCGGCCGGGCTCGACGCCGGAGGTCTCCCGCTCGGCGCCCATTTCATGGGGGACCTCGGCGCGGAAGGCACCCTCCTGGCGCTCGGGACCCAGCTCGAGGCGGCCCGCCCGTGGGAGCTGCTGGCGCCGTCGTACCGCTGACGGCCTCCGGCCCTGGTGGACCGTCGCGCCCGCCGCGACGACGAAGAAGCCCCCGCCGAGGACCGGCCGGGGGCTCCTGTCGTGTGCGGTGCGATCAGCTCTTCCAGGCGTCACCCAGCAGCAGCAGGGTCTCCGACGTCGCCTGCACGCCGTGCACGTCGCCGTTCCACGGGATGAAGAACGCTCCCGCGCCCATCGCCACGCCCGGGACCGTCTCCTGCCACAGCTGGTTGATCTGCTCGAGCAGGTCGGTGGCCTCCTCGCCCGAAGCCGACTGCAGCTGGTCGATCAGCGCGTCCATCTCCGGGTTGGCGTAGCCGGAGGGGTTCTGCGGGGACTGGCTGACGAGGTTGGTCGCGAGCCGCGAGTACGGGTCCTCGTCGGGAACGCTCATGGCCGCGACAGCGATGTCGTAGTCGTGGGTGACGTAGATCCGCTCGGTCTGGTCCGCGATGTTGCGCAGGAGGTCGGTCTCGACGTCGAAGCCGACGGCTTCGAGCATCCCCTCGGCGGTCACGGCCTGGGTCTGCGAGGCCTGGTCGGACTGGCCGATGTAGGTGAGCTTCCCGTCGTACCCGTCGGCCTTCGCCTCCTCGAGCAGGGCCTTCGCCTTCTCGGGGTCGAAGTCGGCGGTCTCGATCTCGGAGAAGTACGGCGCACTGGGCGAGTAGATGTTGCGGCCGGGGAGGCCGGCGCCACCGTTCACCCGGTCGGCGATGACCTGCGGGTCGATCGCGTAGTTGATGGCCTGGCGGACGCGCACGTCCGAGGCAGGGCGCCCCTCGCGGTTGTTCAGCCAGTAGATGCTGCCGAGTCCGTTCGGCACCATGAGACCGGAGAAGCCATCCTTGCGGGCCTTCTCGACGGTCTGCGGCGCGCGGATGTTGGTGATGTCGACGGTTCCGTCGGCGAGCGAGCTCAGCCGGTCGTCGTCACTCGCCAGCCAGACGAACCGGACGGCCTCCAAAGGAGGTTCGCCGTTCCAGTAGTCGGGGTTGGCGGTGAGCAACAGCTCTTCGGCCGGCTTGTACTCGTCCAGGACGAACGGCCCGGCCCCGATCGGCTCGAACGCGTCGGGGCCGTTCTCGTACGCCGCCGGGGCGATGATCATGCCGGGGCCGCTGGCGAGCATGTTGGGGAAGGTGCTCCACGGCTTCTGCAGCGTGAAGACGACCGTGTCGTCGCCCTCGGGTCGCATGTCCTTGATGTTCGTCGCCAGGAGGAGCGTGTTGTAACCCGCGTTCTCCATGTAGTAGGCGAGGCTGCCGACGACCGCGGCGGAGTCCAGCGGCGAGCCGTCGGAGAACGTCACCCCCTCGCGGAGCTTCAGGGTCCAGGTCGTGTCGTCCTGCGATGTCAGCGACTTCGCGAGCCAGGGCTGGAAGGAGTTCGAGGGCTGGTCGTAGCGCACGAGCACGTCGTAGACGGCGGCGAGTGCGTTGCCGCCCGCGGCACCGTTCGGGATGGTCTTGGTGGGGTCGAGGCTGCGTGCCTCGGAGTAGTCCGCGAGCGTCAGGGTGCCGCCCTCGGTCGGGTCGCCCGAGTCCTTCTCGCCGACCAGGCCGGCGGTGTAGATCTCCTCCTTGCTCAGCGACCGGGGCTCCTCGCCACCGTTCTCCTCGTCCGTGCCGCCCGAGCCGGCACACCCGGCCGCCAGCAGCGCTGTCGCCATGAGCGCGGCTGCGACACGGCCGCGTGTCGTGATGCGGTTCCTCACTGGTCCTCCAAGTGGGTCGACCCGGGACGCGTGGCTTCCGGGAGTGTGGTCCACGTCACGCTAGGAGTGCGGGTTGCAGTCCAACTGCCGTCGTCCCGCTCACCGGGACGCTCGCCCCGGTGCTCGATGTGGCGCCGACGTCGGTGACCGGATCGCCTCGAGTCCCCGAGACGCCTCGACATCGTGTATCTTGACGTCAAGAGATCCACCGGATCGACACGGGCGGCTCGGCCAGCGGGATAAGGGGAACCTTCCTTTCCTCGGTCACCGGCGCAGCGGCAAGATGGCGAGAGCCCGCTGGCGGCCCGCCCGGCCGCCCGTAGTGCATCACCCGGACGTCACGAGGAGAGTTACGCAGTGGCCAGTCAGGACAGCTTCGGTGCCAAGAGCACCCTGGACGTAGACGGACAGTCCTACGAGATCTACCGCCTCGACGCGGTGTCGGGGGAGGGCCTGGACGTCGAGACGCTGCCCTTCAGCCTCAAGGTCCTGCTCGAGAACCTCCTGCGCACCGAGGACGGCGCGGACATCACCGCCGACGACATCAAGGCCCTCGCGGGCTGGGACGCCGACGCGCACCCGGACAAGGAGATCCAGTTCACGCCGGCGCGCGTGATCATGCAGGACTTCACCGGCGTGCCCTGCGTCGTCGACCTCGCCACCATGCGCGAGGCGATGGCCGAGCTCGGCGGCGACCCGTCGCGGATCAACCCGCTCGCCCCCGCCGAGATGGTCATCGACCACTCGGTGATCGCCGACGTCTTCGGCTCGCCCGAGGCCTTCGAGCGCAACGTGGAGATCGAGTACGAGCGCAACCGCGAGCGCTACCAGTTCCTGCGCTGGGGCCAGGGCGCCTTCGACGACTTCAAGGTCGTCCCCCCGGGCACCGGCATCGTCCACCAGGTCAACATCGAGCACCTGGCCCGCACCGTCATGGTGCGCGACGGCGTGGCCTACCCCGACACCTGCGTCGGCACCGACTCCCACACCACGATGGTCAACGGCATCGGCGTGGTCGGCTGGGGCGTCGGCGGGATCGAGGCCGAGGCCGCGATGCTCGGCCAGCCGGTCTCCATGCTCATCCCGCGCGTGGTCGGCTTCAAGCTCAACGGCGACCTGCCCGAGGGCTCGACCGCCACCGACCTGGTGCTCACCATCACCGAGATGCTGCGCAAGCACGGCGTGGTCGGGAAGTTCGTGGAGTTCTACGGCCCCGGCGTCTCCGCGCTGCCGCTGGCCAACCGCGCCACGATCGGCAACATGAGCCCGGAGTTCGGCTCGACCATCGCGGTCTTCCCGATCGACGAGCAGACCATCGACTACCTCAAGCTCACCGGTCGCTCCGAGGAGCAGCTGAAGCTGGTCGAGGCCTACGCCAAGACCCAGGGCCTCTGGCACGACCCGGACGCCGAGCCGCGCTACTCCGAGAAGCTCGAGCTCGACCTGTCCACGGTCGTCCCGTCGCTCGCCGGCCCCAAGCGCCCGCAGGACCGCGTCGCGCTCTCCGACGCCCGCGAGGCCTTCCGCATCGCGCTGGCCGACTACGTCAGCGCCGACGAGACCGGCGGCGAGGACCGCAAGCCGGGCGTCCCGCAGAACGACAAGCCGTACGGCGTCACCACCGGTGCCGACGAGGCCTCGGCCGAGTCCTTCCCGTCCTCCGACCCGCCGGCCAGCAACGGCAACGGCGACGGCCACGACGACGCCGCGGCCCCGGCCGACTGGCACTCCGCCGCAGCCAACGCCGACGGCCGCCCGTCCGACCCGGTCAAGGTGACCCTCGAGGACGGCCGCGAGTTCGAGCTCGACCACGGTGCCGTCGCGATCGCGGCGATCACCTCGTGCACGAACACCTCGAACCCCTCGGTGATGATCGGCGCCGCCCTGCTGGCCAAGAAGGCGGTCGAGAAGGGCCTGACCACCAAGCCGTGGGTCAAGACCACGCTGGCGCCGGGCTCGCAGGTCGTCTCCGACTACTACGAGCGCGCCGGCCTCACGCCGTACCTCGACAAGCTCGGCTTCAACCTGGTCGGCTACGGCTGCACCACCTGCATCGGCAACTCCGGCCCGCTCATCCCCGAGGTCTCCGCCGCGGTCAACGAGAAGGACCTCGCGGTCGTCTCGGTGCTCTCGGGCAACCGGAACTTCGAGGGCCGGATCAACCCGGACGTGAAGATGAACTACCTCGCGTCCCCGCCGCTGGTCGTCGCCTACGCGCTGGCCGGCTCCATGGACGTCGACCTGTTCAACGACCCGCTGGGCCAGGACACCGACGGCAACGACGTCTACATGAAGGACATCTGGCCCTCCCCGCAGGAGGTCGAGCGGGTGATCGGCGAGTCGATCACCTCCGACATGTTCGACTCCTCCTACGCCGACGTCTTCGCCGGCGACGAGCGGTGGCAGTCGCTGTCGACCCCCGAGGGCGACACCTTCGCCTGGGACCCGGAGTCGACCTACGTCCGCAAGCCTCCCTACTTCGACGGGATGCCCGACGAGCCCGAGGCCGTCACCGACATCGAGGGCGCCCGCGTGCTCCTCAAGCTCGGCGACTCGGTCACCACCGACCACATCAGCCCGGCCGGTGCGATCAAGAAGGACTCGCCGGCGGGCAAGTACCTCGCCGAGCACGGCGTGGAGAACCGCGACTTCAACTCCTACGGCTCGCGCCGCGGCAACCACGAGGTCATGATCCGCGGCACCTTCGCCAACATCCGGCTGCGCAACCAGCTGGCGCCGGGCACCGAGGGTGGCTTCACCCGTGACTTCACCAACGGCGGCGAGGTGACCTCGGTCTTCGAGGCCTCGGAGAACTACATCGCCGCGGGCACCCCGCTGGTCGTCCTGGCCGGCAAGGAGTACGGCTCCGGCTCCTCGCGCGACTGGGCCGCCAAGGGCACCTCGCTGCTGGGCGTCAAGGCCGTCATCGCCGAGTCCTACGAGCGCATCCACCGCTCGAACCTCATCGGCATGGGCGTCATCCCGCTGCAGTTCCCCGAGGGCCAGACCGCCGAGAGCCTCGGCCTGACCGGTGAGGAGGAGTTCTCCATCACCGGCATCACCGAGCTCAACGAGGGCCGCACCCCCAAGACCGTCAAGGTCAAGGCGGGCGACGTGGA is a window encoding:
- a CDS encoding amidase, which gives rise to MYDDAIAAAEAVRAGEVSPRELVEDAIARIEKADGVLNAVVAERFEAALAEVDAGLPDGPLTGVPTLVKDLGMQVAGLPLARGSRLWAGDVQTVDSELVRRYRAAGMVVLGTTNSPELGKNASTEPVLHGPARNPWSPAHSPGGSSGGAAAAVSAGLVPVAHGNDGGGSIRIPASACGLFGLKPSRGRVTTYPVPTTLAAPLPANHVLTRSVRDSALLLDLSSAPLPGDALAAPTPSAPFAEQAAGAPGRLRIGLATRRADGGEVSLEVVAAARRTAALCEELGHVVEETELAYDSDLLTGGFGVLMGASLLADVTHRLAELGRPLQDDDLEPFTRMLYDHYAASMTPVQVYDAQAAVQQVGWQLGAMFGRVDLLLTPTLPLPVPELGFLDTTDPSVMWQRGGDYSSFTAVANATGMPAMSVPAGLDAGGLPLGAHFMGDLGAEGTLLALGTQLEAARPWELLAPSYR
- a CDS encoding oligopeptide/dipeptide ABC transporter ATP-binding protein — translated: MAGSGTAHLRPAEERVLAVDDLVVEFPVAGGTVHAVSGLHLDLLPGETLGILGESGCGKSSAGRALMQLPPPTSGSVRLGDVELTGLRSRAMRRARARMQLVLQDPVSALNPRRRVKDLVAEGLQIWGWGERDRATFVDELLSSVGLDPDSVRDRRPHELSGGQCQRVCIARSIAMDPDVLICDEPVSSLDVSVQAQILNLLEQARDRLGLSMVFIAHDVAVVKNISDRVLVMYLGKTCEVLPSETLEDARHPYTRLLLASLPTASDAELTAAEVPVLTRAFELPSPIDPPSGCRFRTRCPLVTERCAAEEPQLREISAGHAVACHHVED
- a CDS encoding aconitate hydratase, with protein sequence MASQDSFGAKSTLDVDGQSYEIYRLDAVSGEGLDVETLPFSLKVLLENLLRTEDGADITADDIKALAGWDADAHPDKEIQFTPARVIMQDFTGVPCVVDLATMREAMAELGGDPSRINPLAPAEMVIDHSVIADVFGSPEAFERNVEIEYERNRERYQFLRWGQGAFDDFKVVPPGTGIVHQVNIEHLARTVMVRDGVAYPDTCVGTDSHTTMVNGIGVVGWGVGGIEAEAAMLGQPVSMLIPRVVGFKLNGDLPEGSTATDLVLTITEMLRKHGVVGKFVEFYGPGVSALPLANRATIGNMSPEFGSTIAVFPIDEQTIDYLKLTGRSEEQLKLVEAYAKTQGLWHDPDAEPRYSEKLELDLSTVVPSLAGPKRPQDRVALSDAREAFRIALADYVSADETGGEDRKPGVPQNDKPYGVTTGADEASAESFPSSDPPASNGNGDGHDDAAAPADWHSAAANADGRPSDPVKVTLEDGREFELDHGAVAIAAITSCTNTSNPSVMIGAALLAKKAVEKGLTTKPWVKTTLAPGSQVVSDYYERAGLTPYLDKLGFNLVGYGCTTCIGNSGPLIPEVSAAVNEKDLAVVSVLSGNRNFEGRINPDVKMNYLASPPLVVAYALAGSMDVDLFNDPLGQDTDGNDVYMKDIWPSPQEVERVIGESITSDMFDSSYADVFAGDERWQSLSTPEGDTFAWDPESTYVRKPPYFDGMPDEPEAVTDIEGARVLLKLGDSVTTDHISPAGAIKKDSPAGKYLAEHGVENRDFNSYGSRRGNHEVMIRGTFANIRLRNQLAPGTEGGFTRDFTNGGEVTSVFEASENYIAAGTPLVVLAGKEYGSGSSRDWAAKGTSLLGVKAVIAESYERIHRSNLIGMGVIPLQFPEGQTAESLGLTGEEEFSITGITELNEGRTPKTVKVKAGDVEFDAVVRIDTPGEANYYRNGGIMQYVLRNLRKA
- a CDS encoding ABC transporter ATP-binding protein, translated to MTTPLLEVEDLRTVFHTARGDVRAVDGVSFTLDAGETLGLVGESGSGKSVLGRTVMGLVSNGPTTTVTGTVRIGGRDVHALRPAQRRRLWGPEIAMVFQDPMTSLNPVKRIGTHLTETLRLHRRCSRAEATGRAVDLLRQVGIPEPARRLRQYPHELSGGMRQRVVIAMALACDPRLLVADEPTTALDVTVQKQILDLLAALVADRGMAMVLVSHDLGAVAGRTERVQVMYAGRTVESGATGSVFTEPRHPYSDALLGSIPQMKDPPHTRLRTIEGHPPDMTRPPPGCRFGPRCPRADDRCREVLPGLAALPGAAGVPDPPRQVACHHPIELEGLMSRGR
- a CDS encoding ABC transporter substrate-binding protein codes for the protein MATALLAAGCAGSGGTDEENGGEEPRSLSKEEIYTAGLVGEKDSGDPTEGGTLTLADYSEARSLDPTKTIPNGAAGGNALAAVYDVLVRYDQPSNSFQPWLAKSLTSQDDTTWTLKLREGVTFSDGSPLDSAAVVGSLAYYMENAGYNTLLLATNIKDMRPEGDDTVVFTLQKPWSTFPNMLASGPGMIIAPAAYENGPDAFEPIGAGPFVLDEYKPAEELLLTANPDYWNGEPPLEAVRFVWLASDDDRLSSLADGTVDITNIRAPQTVEKARKDGFSGLMVPNGLGSIYWLNNREGRPASDVRVRQAINYAIDPQVIADRVNGGAGLPGRNIYSPSAPYFSEIETADFDPEKAKALLEEAKADGYDGKLTYIGQSDQASQTQAVTAEGMLEAVGFDVETDLLRNIADQTERIYVTHDYDIAVAAMSVPDEDPYSRLATNLVSQSPQNPSGYANPEMDALIDQLQSASGEEATDLLEQINQLWQETVPGVAMGAGAFFIPWNGDVHGVQATSETLLLLGDAWKS